In Enterobacter sp. 638, a single window of DNA contains:
- the rna gene encoding ribonuclease I, translating into MFRKDIVSRFSAAALALCAFSVESAPLQATQYADFDRYVLALSWQTGFCQSMHEHDRNEPDECRLQKESKTKTDFLTVHGLWPSLPKSISARGVDDRRWMRFGCATRPLPNMPEARGNRKCAAAETGLSLESAAKLSGVMPGAGGNSCLERYEYAKHGVCFGFDPDAYFGTMVRMNQEVKASELGKVLADNYGKTVSRKTIDRAIAKSWGNASVKAVKLTCSGNPAYLTEMQISLNAATINAPLSAASFAEQPHPGNCGKQFVIDKVGY; encoded by the coding sequence ATGTTCAGGAAGGATATCGTTAGTCGATTCAGTGCGGCGGCCCTCGCGCTGTGCGCGTTCTCCGTAGAATCAGCTCCGCTTCAGGCCACCCAGTACGCCGATTTTGATCGCTATGTTCTTGCCCTGTCGTGGCAAACAGGATTTTGCCAGAGCATGCACGAGCACGATCGCAACGAGCCTGATGAGTGTCGTCTGCAAAAAGAGAGCAAAACCAAAACCGATTTCCTGACGGTTCACGGCCTCTGGCCGAGTCTGCCAAAATCCATCTCTGCACGGGGCGTAGACGACCGCCGATGGATGCGCTTCGGCTGCGCCACACGCCCTCTTCCTAACATGCCCGAGGCCAGAGGTAACCGCAAATGTGCAGCCGCCGAAACTGGCCTGTCGCTGGAATCTGCGGCAAAACTGAGTGGTGTGATGCCCGGCGCGGGCGGTAACTCTTGTCTGGAACGCTACGAATACGCCAAGCACGGCGTGTGCTTTGGTTTTGACCCGGATGCCTATTTTGGCACCATGGTGCGCATGAATCAGGAAGTGAAAGCCAGCGAGTTGGGCAAAGTGCTGGCAGATAACTACGGCAAAACGGTCAGCCGTAAAACCATTGATCGCGCCATCGCGAAAAGCTGGGGTAACGCGTCAGTCAAAGCCGTTAAGTTGACCTGCAGCGGCAATCCCGCTTATCTGACTGAGATGCAAATTTCCCTTAACGCCGCGACCATTAATGCTCCGCTGTCTGCCGCGTCGTTTGCCGAGCAGCCGCATCCCGGCAACTGTGGCAAACAGTTCGTCATCGATAAAGTCGGTTACTGA